The following proteins are co-located in the Nonlabens ponticola genome:
- the rpsR gene encoding 30S ribosomal protein S18, whose protein sequence is MATLQQQAKGKKDGDIRYLSPLKIETQERKKYCRFQRSGIKYIDYKDPDFLMGLVNEQGKLLPRRLTGTSLKYQRKVAVAVKRARHLALMPYVGDLLK, encoded by the coding sequence ATGGCAACATTACAACAACAAGCTAAAGGTAAAAAGGACGGTGACATACGTTACCTGTCTCCTTTAAAGATAGAGACTCAAGAGAGAAAAAAGTACTGCCGTTTTCAACGCAGTGGTATTAAATACATAGATTACAAGGATCCTGATTTCTTGATGGGACTAGTAAACGAGCAAGGTAAATTGTTACCACGTCGTTTGACAGGTACATCACTTAAGTATCAGCGCAAGGTAGCAGTAGCTGTTAAGCGTGCTCGCCACCTAGCTCTTATGCCATACGTAGGAGACCTTTTAAAATAA
- the rpsF gene encoding 30S ribosomal protein S6 has protein sequence MNQYETVFILNPVLSDDQVKETVKKFENFLTERGAKMVAKEDWGLKKLAYAIENKKSGFYHLFQFEAPGEIINDYETEFRRDERIMRYLTVRLDKYAIEWAEKRRSRMSKKSKA, from the coding sequence ATGAATCAATACGAAACTGTTTTCATTTTGAATCCCGTTTTATCTGATGACCAGGTAAAGGAAACAGTAAAGAAGTTTGAGAATTTCCTTACTGAGCGAGGTGCCAAAATGGTAGCTAAAGAAGATTGGGGCTTGAAAAAACTAGCCTATGCAATCGAGAACAAGAAAAGTGGTTTCTACCACCTTTTCCAATTTGAAGCTCCTGGTGAGATCATCAACGATTATGAGACTGAGTTCCGTCGTGATGAGCGCATCATGCGTTACCTTACTGTAAGACTTGATAAATATGCTATTGAGTGGGCAGAGAAGAGAAGAAGTAGAATGTCTAAAAAATCAAAAGCTTAA
- a CDS encoding LytR/AlgR family response regulator transcription factor, whose translation MTDTILKCFVVDDSSIQRLAIVKLIENHPNLKLSGEFSNAIETKAAIKDAGVDLIFLDVEMPILTGFDLLDDITEKPGVIFVTGQTKYAFKAFDYAAIDYLQKPIKKDRFLYAVERALLSHKMRNEMVEDKGEFIFVKSNLKKRKVYLNDLKFIQALGDYVKLITENESLVVLSTMKAFEQQLPKEDFLRIHKSYIVNLKRVEKFNSKAVELDNEVLPLSRNRKSELVEALSQF comes from the coding sequence ATGACTGATACTATACTTAAGTGTTTTGTAGTAGATGATTCCAGCATTCAAAGGCTGGCAATTGTTAAACTCATTGAGAATCACCCCAATCTCAAGCTTTCAGGAGAATTTAGCAATGCAATAGAAACCAAGGCAGCCATCAAGGATGCTGGCGTGGATCTCATCTTTCTAGATGTGGAAATGCCTATACTCACAGGATTTGACCTACTAGATGATATAACTGAAAAACCAGGTGTCATTTTTGTAACGGGTCAAACTAAGTATGCTTTCAAAGCATTTGACTATGCCGCCATTGACTATCTACAGAAGCCCATAAAAAAAGACCGTTTTCTATACGCAGTAGAACGTGCCCTACTTTCTCACAAGATGCGCAACGAGATGGTCGAGGATAAGGGTGAGTTCATCTTTGTCAAGAGTAATTTAAAAAAACGTAAAGTTTACCTCAACGACCTTAAGTTTATTCAGGCATTAGGCGATTACGTAAAACTAATTACCGAAAATGAGAGCCTAGTAGTTCTTTCTACCATGAAAGCCTTTGAGCAACAATTACCTAAAGAAGACTTCTTGCGCATTCACAAATCCTACATCGTGAACTTGAAACGTGTTGAAAAATTCAACAGCAAGGCGGTAGAGCTTGATAACGAGGTACTTCCATTGAGCCGAAACCGCAAGTCAGAGTTAGTTGAGGCGCTGTCGCAATTTTAA
- a CDS encoding alpha/beta fold hydrolase, with amino-acid sequence MKKYVKLIGIVWILAGFSFFVYMYFTFMAQGVNADVHSDTKVVSVTRSSNFDLFEPNENSKGTIFFFPGALVDPAAYAPICRELSLNNYKTYLIHMPWRMASLGYQSILEDSLIVKEENNILIGHSQGAKMAAQFTQEHPELINGLVLLGTTHPRDYALTANDVQVLKIYGGNDQVAPVDKVLLNKVNLPEHTIYEEIDGGNHSQFGHYGQQIGDGSASISREKQQEKTINHILQFLENL; translated from the coding sequence ATGAAAAAGTATGTAAAACTTATAGGGATTGTCTGGATTCTAGCCGGATTCAGCTTCTTTGTTTACATGTACTTCACATTTATGGCACAAGGTGTAAATGCAGATGTACACAGCGATACTAAAGTAGTTTCCGTTACCCGATCTTCTAACTTTGATCTTTTTGAACCTAACGAGAATTCTAAAGGAACCATTTTCTTTTTTCCTGGTGCGCTAGTTGATCCAGCAGCCTATGCTCCTATTTGCCGTGAGCTTTCTCTAAATAATTACAAGACATACCTAATTCACATGCCTTGGCGCATGGCTAGTCTGGGATACCAGTCAATACTTGAGGATAGTCTTATAGTAAAGGAAGAAAATAATATTTTAATTGGTCATTCTCAAGGCGCCAAAATGGCCGCCCAGTTTACCCAAGAACATCCAGAGCTGATAAATGGACTGGTTTTATTGGGAACCACACATCCACGAGATTACGCTCTAACGGCAAACGATGTTCAGGTGCTCAAGATTTATGGCGGCAATGATCAAGTAGCACCAGTAGATAAAGTATTGCTAAACAAAGTAAACCTTCCTGAGCACACGATTTATGAAGAAATTGATGGTGGAAATCATTCTCAATTTGGACACTACGGGCAACAAATTGGCGATGGCTCTGCCTCTATCTCTCGTGAAAAACAACAGGAGAAAACCATCAATCATATTCTTCAATTTCTGGAAAATCTTTGA
- the priA gene encoding replication restart helicase PriA: MAYFLDVVLPLPLDRYFSYRINAAEAEVIKPGMRIAVPFGKSRLYTGIAIAVRNDVKATYEIKDIEFIIDDEPVVHKDQIKFWEWIASYYMCSVGQVMRAAMPRSLLLESETIIQRDEEGSFDESDLTDQEFLVLEALEHRKALKIDDVIAILDRKTVLPILKNMLAKGAILLQEEMTNSYSAKTEKYIQLAAEYQDEETLKVLLDELSRAPKQREVIMTLFIMGTSNKLVKSKELEKRAGTSRAIIKTLIEKNILIETEQEVSRMLMDEQAGSDTYELNEYQQTALEQIRTSFENDKVCLLHGVTSSGKTEIYVHLIKEALDRGEQVLYLLPEIALTTQLIARLQYFFKHQVLVYHSRYTTNERQEVWNHVLNDEEPYVVIGARSAVLLPYQNLKLIIVDEEHETSFKQFDPAPRYHARDAAVVLAKIKQANVLMGSATPALETYHNATTGKYDLVELKKRFNNVLMPAIQLVDIKEKHRKKRMQHHFSDTLIEQMETAFKNQEQVILFQNRRGFAPVLECNTCGHAPQCPNCDVSLTVHQHRNELRCHYCGYHTLLPKECAACSSVEIDTKGFGTEQIEEEFKELFPDYKIARMDLDTTRGKHSYQKLIEKVENKEVDCLVGTQMLTKGLDFRQVSLVGVLNADTMLNFPDFRAHERCFQLLTQVAGRAGRTSKRGQVLIQTYHPEHRIMQQVSTYDYATMFKEQLYDRYQFKYPPYERLIRITLKHRNYQLTLQAGEWFVGALNQLDHGVEVLGPEFPPVSRVRNLYLINVLVKMNKQQNPAAVKAFINKVKRSFEAAKAFRSVRCIIDVDCY, encoded by the coding sequence ATGGCCTATTTTCTAGATGTTGTTCTACCATTACCGCTAGATCGATACTTCTCTTATCGCATCAATGCTGCCGAGGCTGAGGTTATCAAACCAGGAATGCGGATTGCCGTTCCATTTGGCAAATCGAGACTTTATACAGGTATTGCTATCGCCGTGCGCAATGATGTGAAAGCCACGTATGAGATCAAGGACATTGAGTTTATCATTGATGATGAGCCAGTGGTTCATAAAGATCAAATCAAGTTTTGGGAATGGATAGCATCCTACTACATGTGTAGTGTAGGTCAAGTAATGCGCGCGGCCATGCCGCGATCCTTATTGCTGGAAAGCGAGACTATCATACAGCGCGATGAAGAAGGCAGCTTTGATGAGAGCGACCTCACAGATCAAGAGTTTCTTGTGCTAGAAGCACTAGAACATCGCAAGGCACTAAAGATTGACGATGTAATCGCGATACTTGATCGCAAAACAGTATTACCTATTCTAAAAAACATGCTTGCCAAAGGCGCCATTCTTCTACAAGAAGAAATGACCAACTCTTATAGTGCAAAAACTGAGAAGTACATCCAGCTAGCGGCAGAGTATCAGGATGAGGAAACGCTTAAAGTCTTGCTAGACGAACTATCGCGTGCGCCCAAACAGCGCGAGGTCATCATGACCTTATTTATAATGGGAACCAGCAATAAATTGGTCAAAAGCAAAGAACTTGAGAAACGAGCTGGTACTAGTCGTGCAATTATTAAAACCTTGATCGAAAAGAACATCCTGATTGAGACTGAGCAAGAGGTAAGTCGCATGCTTATGGACGAGCAAGCAGGTAGCGATACTTATGAGCTCAATGAATATCAGCAAACTGCTTTAGAACAAATCAGAACCAGTTTTGAGAATGACAAGGTGTGTTTGTTGCATGGCGTCACTAGCAGCGGTAAGACCGAGATTTATGTGCATCTCATCAAGGAAGCATTAGATCGAGGTGAGCAGGTTCTTTATTTGTTACCAGAGATTGCCTTGACCACGCAATTGATTGCTAGGCTTCAATATTTTTTCAAGCATCAAGTGCTGGTCTATCACTCGAGATATACCACCAATGAGCGTCAAGAAGTATGGAATCATGTTCTTAATGATGAAGAACCCTATGTGGTGATAGGAGCGCGCAGCGCGGTGTTATTGCCTTACCAGAATCTCAAGCTAATCATTGTTGATGAGGAGCATGAGACCAGTTTCAAACAGTTTGACCCAGCACCGCGATATCATGCTCGCGACGCTGCTGTAGTTCTTGCCAAAATCAAACAAGCAAACGTACTCATGGGTAGTGCCACGCCAGCGCTAGAAACTTATCATAATGCAACTACTGGGAAATATGATCTCGTTGAGCTTAAAAAACGATTCAATAATGTATTGATGCCAGCCATACAGCTGGTAGATATCAAAGAAAAGCATCGTAAAAAAAGAATGCAGCATCACTTTTCTGACACGTTGATTGAACAGATGGAAACAGCGTTTAAGAATCAAGAACAGGTGATTTTGTTTCAAAATAGGCGCGGTTTTGCTCCTGTATTAGAATGCAACACCTGTGGTCATGCGCCACAGTGCCCTAATTGTGATGTAAGTCTTACTGTGCATCAGCACCGCAATGAGCTGCGTTGTCATTATTGTGGATATCATACTCTATTACCCAAAGAATGTGCAGCCTGTAGTAGCGTAGAGATTGATACCAAAGGTTTTGGAACTGAACAGATTGAGGAAGAGTTCAAAGAACTATTTCCTGATTATAAGATTGCCAGGATGGATCTTGATACTACAAGAGGTAAGCATAGTTACCAAAAACTGATAGAAAAAGTAGAAAATAAAGAAGTCGATTGTCTGGTAGGAACGCAAATGTTGACCAAGGGTTTGGACTTTCGTCAAGTGTCGCTGGTTGGTGTCCTCAATGCAGATACCATGCTTAATTTTCCTGACTTTAGAGCGCACGAGCGTTGCTTTCAATTATTAACTCAAGTAGCAGGTCGTGCCGGCCGTACGTCAAAGCGCGGTCAAGTGCTTATACAAACATACCATCCAGAACATAGGATCATGCAACAGGTGAGTACGTATGACTATGCGACTATGTTCAAGGAACAGCTTTACGATAGGTATCAGTTTAAATATCCACCATACGAGCGATTGATACGCATCACGTTGAAGCATCGTAATTACCAGCTCACGCTGCAAGCAGGCGAGTGGTTTGTGGGCGCACTAAATCAGCTGGATCATGGCGTTGAGGTGCTGGGTCCAGAATTCCCACCAGTTTCTCGTGTAAGAAATCTGTACCTGATCAACGTCCTAGTAAAAATGAATAAGCAGCAAAATCCAGCAGCGGTAAAAGCTTTTATTAATAAAGTAAAACGCAGTTTTGAAGCTGCTAAAGCTTTCAGGTCAGTGCGTTGTATTATTGATGTAGATTGTTATTAG
- a CDS encoding DUF2147 domain-containing protein, with translation MKYVVAVLLCFAFAKANSQDVTGTWKTIDDNTGNVMSHVEIYRDGDQIKGKVLKVLDPDAPDPALCVYCPGSRKDQPIEGMVIMYGLEKDGDKYEDGTVIDPKNGKSYDCKIWLEDKNTLNVRGYVAFFYRTQQWQRL, from the coding sequence ATGAAATATGTAGTTGCGGTTTTGTTGTGTTTTGCTTTCGCGAAAGCTAACTCTCAAGACGTCACAGGAACCTGGAAAACCATCGACGATAATACTGGTAATGTAATGTCTCATGTAGAAATCTATCGTGACGGTGACCAGATCAAGGGTAAAGTTCTCAAGGTTCTTGACCCAGATGCGCCAGATCCTGCTTTATGTGTTTATTGCCCAGGATCACGCAAGGATCAACCTATTGAAGGAATGGTCATCATGTATGGGCTAGAGAAAGATGGCGATAAATATGAGGATGGTACTGTGATCGACCCCAAAAATGGTAAATCATATGACTGTAAAATCTGGCTTGAGGATAAGAACACACTTAATGTACGTGGTTATGTAGCATTTTTTTATCGCACGCAACAATGGCAGCGTCTTTAA
- a CDS encoding chalcone isomerase family protein codes for MKKLLLVAVAFMGIYTADAQIVVEDVTVEKSVTVDGKELMLNGAGLREKLWIDLYVGGLYTTTKSSDGKAIVNADEFMAITLDIVSKLVTQDKMISSVEEGFQASTSKAERKALQPKIDKFIGFFNKPIVSGNEFQLSYVPGKGTMVHKNGALLGTIEGMDFKKALFGIWLGDKPADDDLKDGLLGK; via the coding sequence ATGAAAAAATTACTTCTTGTTGCTGTGGCATTTATGGGAATTTATACTGCTGATGCACAGATCGTTGTAGAAGACGTTACTGTTGAGAAATCTGTTACCGTTGATGGTAAGGAACTCATGCTTAACGGTGCTGGTCTGCGCGAGAAATTATGGATCGATCTTTATGTAGGTGGTCTTTATACTACTACAAAATCTTCTGATGGTAAAGCAATTGTAAATGCCGACGAGTTTATGGCTATTACATTAGATATCGTGAGTAAATTAGTAACTCAAGATAAGATGATTAGCTCTGTAGAAGAAGGTTTTCAAGCTAGTACCTCAAAGGCAGAACGTAAGGCATTGCAACCTAAGATTGATAAATTCATCGGTTTCTTCAATAAGCCTATCGTGAGTGGTAACGAGTTTCAGTTATCCTATGTGCCTGGTAAAGGAACAATGGTGCATAAGAACGGCGCACTTTTAGGAACGATTGAAGGAATGGACTTCAAAAAAGCTCTATTCGGTATATGGTTGGGCGATAAGCCAGCAGATGACGATCTTAAAGATGGTCTTTTAGGTAAGTAA
- a CDS encoding YihY/virulence factor BrkB family protein: MSKLKEILDRIPVISWLVAVSSRARLPGFEGMTAYDLWETYSVGIVQGAFTLRASAISYSFFMAIFPFIIFILNLIPFVPIDDFQIEFLSFVNDLLPAQAAGSFDNIFREIALQENTGLLTISFVTSLFFMSNGINAVFDGFERSYHSSFNRNMIRQYIISVGVSLLLSLFLLVMVIITGTFEFWINDLRAQDFMTQSSTEIWLIIIRISTAILLLYLFVATLYYTGTKEGRDTHFFSIGSVMTTVLIIIISYLYGIYLDNFASYNEIYGSIGALIILMIYIWLNANLLLLGYELNASIRSLKARNLKV; this comes from the coding sequence ATGAGTAAACTTAAGGAAATACTGGATAGAATACCTGTAATTTCTTGGCTTGTGGCCGTAAGTAGCCGTGCACGTTTGCCAGGATTTGAAGGTATGACTGCCTATGATCTGTGGGAAACTTATAGTGTAGGTATTGTCCAAGGTGCTTTTACACTGCGTGCCAGTGCTATAAGCTACAGTTTCTTCATGGCCATTTTTCCGTTTATCATCTTTATTTTGAATTTGATACCGTTTGTGCCTATTGATGATTTTCAGATAGAATTTCTCTCTTTTGTCAATGATTTATTGCCAGCGCAGGCTGCAGGTTCTTTTGATAATATTTTTAGAGAGATAGCGCTGCAAGAAAACACAGGTCTATTGACGATATCGTTTGTGACCTCATTGTTCTTTATGAGCAACGGTATCAATGCGGTCTTTGACGGTTTTGAGCGCAGTTACCATAGCTCTTTTAACCGTAATATGATCAGGCAATACATTATATCAGTAGGTGTGTCTTTATTATTATCGTTGTTTTTATTAGTAATGGTTATTATCACGGGTACGTTTGAATTCTGGATCAATGACTTGCGGGCACAAGATTTTATGACTCAAAGCTCTACTGAGATCTGGCTTATCATCATCAGGATTTCTACGGCAATTCTTTTACTCTATTTATTTGTAGCGACTCTATACTATACAGGAACTAAGGAAGGACGTGATACACATTTCTTTTCAATAGGTTCTGTGATGACAACCGTTTTGATCATTATCATTTCTTATTTATACGGTATTTACCTAGATAATTTTGCTTCCTACAATGAGATATATGGATCCATAGGCGCGTTGATCATTTTAATGATCTATATATGGCTCAATGCAAACCTATTATTGCTGGGATACGAGCTTAATGCATCCATAAGATCATTAAAGGCACGGAATTTGAAAGTATAG
- the nadC gene encoding carboxylating nicotinate-nucleotide diphosphorylase yields MKYSGSQFEREQDRIIANAIREDVGDGDHSSLACIPASAMGKARLLVKDTGVVAGVAFAKAVFHKVDPNIKIATCFNDGDQVTHGDEVFHVSGSSQSILLAERFVLNSMQRMSAIATKTKTFVEKLEGTGTKILDTRKTTPGIRLLEKWAVHIGGGVNHRQGLYDVIMLKDNHIDFAGGITQAIRKTVAYLEELGRDLKIIVEARDMEEIKEILESHEHVYRILIDNFNYEDTRAAVKLIGDKCLTESSGGITLDTVRQYAECGVDYISSGALTHSVYNLDLSLKAVHE; encoded by the coding sequence ATGAAATATAGTGGCTCCCAATTTGAAAGGGAACAAGATCGTATCATCGCTAATGCCATACGAGAAGATGTAGGTGACGGCGATCACAGCAGTCTCGCATGCATCCCTGCAAGTGCTATGGGCAAAGCACGGTTGCTAGTCAAAGACACAGGTGTTGTTGCTGGTGTAGCTTTCGCGAAAGCGGTATTCCACAAAGTCGACCCCAACATAAAAATTGCCACGTGTTTTAACGACGGTGATCAAGTAACGCATGGTGATGAGGTATTTCATGTATCTGGATCATCTCAATCCATATTGCTGGCAGAAAGATTTGTACTGAACAGCATGCAACGTATGAGTGCGATTGCTACCAAAACCAAAACCTTTGTTGAGAAACTTGAAGGTACTGGAACTAAGATTCTGGACACCAGAAAAACCACACCAGGAATAAGGCTGTTGGAAAAGTGGGCAGTACATATAGGTGGTGGCGTCAATCATCGTCAAGGATTGTACGATGTGATTATGCTTAAAGACAACCACATTGATTTTGCTGGTGGCATCACGCAGGCAATACGCAAGACGGTAGCTTACCTTGAAGAGCTAGGTCGTGACTTGAAAATTATTGTAGAGGCGCGAGATATGGAAGAGATAAAGGAAATACTGGAATCCCACGAGCATGTTTATCGTATTCTTATCGACAACTTTAATTATGAGGATACACGAGCGGCTGTCAAATTAATAGGCGATAAGTGCCTAACCGAAAGTAGTGGCGGCATCACACTCGATACCGTACGCCAGTATGCAGAATGCGGCGTTGATTACATCTCAAGCGGCGCACTTACACATAGTGTTTACAATTTGGATTTGAGTCTTAAAGCAGTGCATGAGTAA
- the rlmH gene encoding 23S rRNA (pseudouridine(1915)-N(3))-methyltransferase RlmH produces the protein MKITLLAVGKTDDQRIADLTDVYVRRLGHYIDFELLIIPDLKRTKNLSEDQQKSKEGEIIIKQLEKSDFVTLLDEKGKQMSSMQFAQLINKRSVAGLKRLVFVIGGPYGFSSDVYDRANSKLSLSSMTFSHQMVRLFAVEQLYRAFTILKNEPYHHE, from the coding sequence ATGAAAATCACCTTGCTTGCCGTAGGAAAAACTGATGACCAGCGCATTGCAGACCTAACTGATGTGTACGTGCGGCGCTTAGGTCATTATATAGACTTTGAGTTACTCATAATTCCAGACCTCAAACGCACAAAAAACCTGAGCGAAGACCAGCAAAAGTCAAAAGAAGGTGAGATTATTATTAAACAGTTGGAAAAAAGTGACTTTGTCACTTTGCTAGATGAAAAAGGAAAACAGATGTCCAGCATGCAATTTGCTCAATTGATCAATAAACGAAGCGTAGCAGGATTGAAACGACTGGTATTTGTAATTGGTGGCCCGTACGGATTTTCAAGCGATGTCTACGATCGAGCCAACTCAAAATTGAGTCTAAGCAGCATGACTTTTTCACATCAAATGGTGCGCTTATTTGCTGTCGAGCAACTTTATAGAGCGTTCACTATCCTCAAGAATGAACCTTATCATCACGAGTAG
- a CDS encoding FAD-dependent oxidoreductase gives MKDPRFPELTARQIKILKEYGEVKSFDKPERIFSLGEQRYKFFVVLDGVVNIEDPTNDNKIIVEHGKNEFTGDAGMLSNRGAQFHAVAQPGTSVLSINPDRIHEIISKHSDISDTLLNAFLQRQETVLNEFTGGLKLIGSGKSNTTYEIRDFLEKNHIWHNFLNVDSSKEAVELLDQFSICPDDLPILINADGKVCAQPNLDELARYTGVLMDFEDRVFDVLVIGAGPSGLAASVYAASEGLSTVTIDSSAPGGQAGKSSKIENYLGFPTGISGSDLANRAYIQAQKFGCNISIPHKAESIEHTGDHFILCASNGKEIKTRALVAATGANYRRLPVDNLEKYEGSGVYYSATGMDASGCENELVGIVGGGNSAGQAAMFLAKFAKHVHVILRGDDLGAKMSDYLVQRIMASERITLHKNTEVTELHGDHSLEKCTLITPGGDEQMEITNLFTFIGAKPCTEWLGDLVVTDPKGFICTGPDIRNTEKSTCSIYKQRDPQSLETSIPGFFAVGDVRNGSVKRVASAVGEGSMVISQVHRFLGELRTNENVDMEVASNS, from the coding sequence ATGAAAGATCCACGATTTCCCGAACTTACTGCACGCCAAATAAAGATTTTAAAAGAATACGGCGAGGTAAAATCCTTTGATAAACCAGAACGCATCTTCTCGCTGGGTGAACAGCGTTATAAATTCTTTGTCGTTCTTGATGGCGTCGTCAATATTGAAGATCCAACTAACGACAACAAGATTATTGTAGAACATGGCAAAAATGAGTTTACCGGTGACGCTGGAATGCTATCCAATCGTGGTGCACAATTTCATGCGGTAGCACAGCCTGGAACCAGCGTACTATCCATAAATCCAGATCGTATTCATGAGATTATTTCAAAGCACAGCGATATAAGTGACACGTTGCTTAATGCTTTTTTACAGAGACAGGAAACGGTACTCAATGAATTTACGGGCGGCTTGAAGCTTATAGGTTCTGGTAAATCCAATACGACCTATGAAATAAGAGACTTTCTTGAAAAAAATCACATCTGGCATAACTTCTTGAACGTGGATAGTTCTAAGGAAGCAGTCGAGCTATTGGATCAATTCAGCATTTGTCCAGATGACTTGCCTATCTTGATCAATGCAGATGGTAAGGTTTGCGCACAGCCCAATCTTGATGAGTTGGCTAGATACACTGGTGTATTGATGGATTTTGAAGATCGCGTCTTTGATGTGTTAGTAATAGGCGCTGGCCCATCTGGACTGGCTGCGAGCGTTTATGCAGCATCAGAAGGTTTGAGCACCGTTACCATTGATAGTAGTGCGCCAGGTGGACAGGCTGGTAAAAGTTCTAAAATTGAAAACTATTTAGGGTTTCCTACAGGTATCTCAGGAAGCGATCTTGCTAATCGTGCCTACATTCAAGCGCAAAAGTTTGGGTGTAACATATCGATCCCACATAAGGCGGAAAGTATTGAGCATACAGGCGACCATTTTATTTTGTGCGCATCTAACGGTAAGGAAATTAAAACAAGAGCTTTGGTGGCCGCGACAGGTGCCAATTACCGCAGATTGCCTGTTGATAATCTAGAGAAGTATGAAGGTAGCGGCGTTTACTATAGTGCAACAGGAATGGATGCCAGTGGTTGTGAAAATGAACTCGTAGGAATCGTTGGTGGCGGAAACAGCGCTGGACAAGCTGCTATGTTTCTGGCAAAATTTGCCAAGCACGTTCATGTGATTTTACGAGGTGATGATCTAGGTGCTAAGATGAGTGATTATCTGGTTCAACGCATTATGGCGTCTGAAAGAATCACATTGCACAAGAATACAGAGGTTACTGAACTGCATGGAGATCATTCTCTAGAAAAATGTACACTGATCACACCTGGTGGTGATGAGCAAATGGAAATTACAAACCTATTCACCTTCATAGGAGCAAAACCTTGTACAGAATGGCTGGGTGATTTGGTTGTGACAGATCCTAAAGGTTTCATTTGCACTGGACCCGATATCAGAAATACTGAGAAAAGTACCTGTAGTATTTATAAACAACGTGATCCACAATCCTTAGAAACTAGTATTCCAGGCTTTTTTGCCGTTGGTGATGTACGCAACGGTTCTGTCAAGCGTGTGGCGAGTGCCGTAGGTGAAGGTTCTATGGTAATAAGCCAGGTGCACCGATTTTTAGGAGAATTGCGTACTAATGAAAATGTAGATATGGAAGTTGCTTCCAACTCTTAA
- the udk gene encoding uridine kinase: MLILGIAGGTGSGKTTVVNQVAHEYPDSDVTVISQDSYYKDTSHLTYEERVNINFDHPNSIDFDLLEQHLHELRKGNTIEQPVYSFVDHNRTQETVTTAPSKVIIVEGILILTQPAIRTLFDIKVYIDCDSDERLIRRLKRDIADRGRDLDEVLDRYQNTLKPMHQQFIEPTKAYADVIIPTNKINRVGVKILRSILDNRLG; the protein is encoded by the coding sequence ATGCTCATATTAGGAATTGCTGGTGGTACTGGTAGTGGTAAAACAACCGTGGTCAATCAGGTAGCACACGAGTATCCAGACAGCGATGTTACAGTTATATCGCAAGATTCCTATTATAAAGATACCAGTCATTTGACTTATGAGGAACGTGTCAACATTAACTTTGACCATCCTAATTCAATAGATTTTGATCTACTTGAACAACACTTGCATGAACTGCGCAAAGGAAATACAATTGAACAGCCAGTTTATTCTTTTGTGGATCATAATCGCACTCAAGAAACAGTCACCACGGCACCCAGTAAAGTTATTATTGTTGAAGGAATTTTGATATTGACGCAGCCAGCGATACGTACATTGTTCGATATCAAGGTTTATATAGACTGCGATAGTGATGAGCGATTGATCAGAAGATTAAAACGTGATATCGCAGATCGTGGTCGTGATCTTGATGAGGTTCTTGATCGTTATCAAAACACGCTCAAACCTATGCACCAGCAATTTATTGAGCCTACTAAGGCTTATGCAGATGTCATCATACCTACCAATAAAATCAACCGCGTAGGTGTTAAAATCTTACGCTCTATTCTGGACAACCGCCTAGGCTAA
- a CDS encoding FtsB family cell division protein → MKWKDLKQQWYWKYATNKYILITIVFVIWMLFLDGNAWLTSHRAMDKKIQEKEQTADFYMRGIARDQERIKQLKDSNGIEKFARERYLMKRDNEEIYIIEYADSIKNEDDER, encoded by the coding sequence ATGAAATGGAAGGATCTGAAGCAACAATGGTACTGGAAGTATGCAACTAATAAGTACATACTTATAACTATTGTCTTTGTAATCTGGATGTTGTTCCTTGATGGCAACGCATGGCTCACATCACATCGAGCGATGGACAAGAAGATTCAAGAAAAAGAACAAACTGCAGACTTTTACATGCGTGGTATTGCGCGAGATCAAGAGCGCATCAAGCAACTCAAAGACAGCAACGGTATAGAAAAGTTTGCACGAGAGCGCTATTTAATGAAGCGAGACAATGAGGAAATCTACATCATTGAGTATGCAGATTCCATAAAAAATGAAGACGATGAGCGATAA